Within the Thermoplasmata archaeon genome, the region GACTACATTGAACAGGACCATGCCGAAGTAGCTCGCGACGAGCACGGCCCCGCTCCTCGAGCTGATCCGCCATTCGCCGAACATCAAGGCCAGGAGCAGGAACGACGACAGGACCATGGCCGCGAGCACGGGCAGGAGCATGGCCACGCTGTGCGTGCCCGGGTTCACGATCCCGATCATGCCCAGGGTGAGGAGCGTCGTGACCACGCTCGCTCCGATCCCCTCGCCGAGGACGAGGTCCGTGTAGCCCTGGCGGGTCGCGTGGAACGCCGCGGCGATGTCGGGCAGCGAGGTGGCCAAAGCGACCACGGTGATCCCGAGGAGCCACGGGCTCAGGCCGCTTGTCTGGGACAGCCCGATGGCCCCCTGAACGAGGAACTCCGCGCCCATCACGGACCAGAGCACGCCGAAGAGGAGCCACTTGAGGCCTGCGCGGACCTCGACCTTGCGGCCGAACAGCCAGCCCGTGAGCTCCATCTCGATCCGCATGTTCTCGATGCGGCTCTCGATCTCCTCCTCGGGGCTTGTCTTCTGGGACACCAGGAGGTTCAGCGTGTAGGGAACGAACAAGGCGATGAGCGCGATCCCTTTGAAGATCGTGAAGTCGCCGTCGAGGAGCAGGGTCGCGGCGACCAGGCTGACGACCGCGAGGAAGACGGCGTCCC harbors:
- a CDS encoding sodium:calcium antiporter is translated as MRPTEGIGQRMLVASVALWIGAIAVGFVVLNQGAKFLTDNAAKLSGKIGRSRFVVGALLVSTLSAMPELLVSGVAVKDGSPDLALGNALASNVVTIAFVIGLSAIVKPIKATKEIVLRDAVFLAVVSLVAATLLLDGDFTIFKGIALIALFVPYTLNLLVSQKTSPEEEIESRIENMRIEMELTGWLFGRKVEVRAGLKWLLFGVLWSVMGAEFLVQGAIGLSQTSGLSPWLLGITVVALATSLPDIAAAFHATRQGYTDLVLGEGIGASVVTTLLTLGMIGIVNPGTHSVAMLLPVLAAMVLSSFLLLALMFGEWRISSRSGAVLVASYFGMVLFNVVWLQAGLL